The following proteins are co-located in the Calliphora vicina chromosome 2, idCalVici1.1, whole genome shotgun sequence genome:
- the mRpS7 gene encoding small ribosomal subunit protein uS7m: protein MLKCCINLKYSPTWSIIRLMSAYPKHFIDPIYSKRQQYECKATDEYNKLIHIPAKATKNDESSSIFYNEIVKKMLNYITKGGNKKLARTILENSFECMKRTQIERIHLGKNQNCTTIDPYALIIHAIENTRPLMQLTAIKRGGVNYLVPVPVTEKRSYFLAMKWILEAAKEKERNIHLPEKLAWEVLDAAYGQGRVIKRKNDLHRQCENNRAYAHYRWS from the exons ATGTTGAAGTgttgcataaatttaaaatatag CCCAACATGGAGCATAATAAGGTTAATGTCAGCTTATCCAAAACATTTTATTGATCCTATTTATAGTAAAAGGCAACAGTATGAGTGTAAAGCTACTGACGAGTATaataaattgattcatataCCAGCAAAGGCTACCAAAAACGATGAATCTTCATCAATTTTTTATAACGAAATTGTAAAGAAAATGCTTAATTATATCACCAAAGGAGGTAACAAAAAACTTGCTAGAACTATTCTCGAAAATAGCTTCGAATGTATGAAACGAACACAAATTGAACGTATTCATTTAGGTAAGAATCAAAATTGTACAACGATTGATCCATATGCACTTATTATTCATGCTATTGAAAATACCCGTCCCCTAATGCAATTGACAGCAATTAAAAGGGGTGGTGTGAATTATTTAGTTCCGGTACCTGTTACAGAAAAGAGATCATATTTTCTTGCAATGAAGTGGATTTTGGAAGCTGCtaaagaaaaagaaagaaacatACATTTACCCGAAAAATTAGCATGGGAAGTCTTAGACGCTGCGTATGGCCAAGGAAGAGTTATTAAGAGGAAAAATGATTTACATAGACAATGTGAAAATAATAGAGCTTACGCACATTATAGGTGGAGCTAA